In a genomic window of candidate division WOR-3 bacterium:
- a CDS encoding permease-like cell division protein FtsX encodes MPAESYVMRGEKHMSLSYLIKETYRTLTRNINQFLLSSAVISICLLILGIFIVITVNVIKLTKSMTNQTEIYVFLTDEITNDPSPLLQRIATIAGIATVKFISKSEALQELQADLENDSLLVNVLGEDPIPASLRITLDPEYATPRDLTLIEEKLLRLPGITEVWSGKELLKQLSQVARTLFLLDIVILAIVTVSVIFIAFQTVENSIIRRSQEIEIMELVGASRFAIQFPFVLQGALQGLGGSLIALLLIFAIYRLIVTVLPAPYCPALLILLAMLIIGIILGIGGSFLALNRLPSSLSEKPQIRNR; translated from the coding sequence ATGCCGGCAGAATCATACGTGATGAGGGGTGAAAAACACATGAGTCTCTCCTATCTTATTAAGGAAACTTACCGGACTCTCACACGTAATATTAATCAATTTCTCCTTTCGAGTGCAGTAATATCAATCTGTTTGCTAATATTAGGAATCTTTATAGTTATAACAGTTAATGTAATTAAATTAACAAAGTCGATGACAAACCAAACTGAGATTTATGTATTTTTAACTGATGAAATTACCAATGATCCATCTCCTCTTCTACAGCGCATCGCGACCATTGCCGGAATTGCAACAGTAAAATTTATTTCAAAATCAGAGGCATTACAAGAACTACAGGCTGATCTGGAAAATGATAGTTTATTAGTTAACGTGTTGGGAGAAGATCCTATTCCTGCATCACTTCGTATTACTCTTGATCCTGAATATGCTACCCCCAGAGACCTTACGCTTATCGAAGAAAAACTGTTGCGTTTGCCTGGTATAACTGAGGTATGGTCTGGGAAAGAGCTTCTAAAACAACTCAGCCAGGTTGCTAGAACTCTATTTTTATTGGACATTGTAATCTTGGCAATCGTTACTGTTTCCGTTATCTTCATTGCATTTCAAACTGTGGAAAACTCAATTATCCGGCGTTCGCAAGAAATTGAAATTATGGAGCTTGTTGGTGCCTCACGTTTTGCCATTCAGTTTCCCTTCGTACTTCAGGGTGCTCTTCAAGGACTCGGAGGTAGTTTAATCGCATTGCTTTTAATTTTCGCGATTTATCGATTAATTGTTACAGTACTACCTGCACCCTACTGTCCGGCATTGCTAATTTTGTTGGCAATGTTGATTATCGGTATAATATTAGGAATAGGCGGATCGTTTCTGGCACTCAATCGTCTCCCCTCCTCGCTTTCTGAGAAACCACAAATACGTAACAGATGA
- the ftsE gene encoding cell division ATP-binding protein FtsE produces the protein MSANTHSHSNTSLEPVVELTGLFKYYQGDWPALTDINLTVYPGDFLFLLGATGAGKTTLLRLLYRHELPDAGLIKVLGYDLLSMRSRQIPQLRRRIGIIFQDFKLLWDRTVYENLEFVLQAINTQRDIIPAKIQEILNQLGIAHKRNSFPYELSGGEQQKVSIARALVKSPDLILADEPTGNIDPKASDDILNILKDINYHGTTVIMATHDAELAERGRRRRIILDAGRIIRDEG, from the coding sequence ATGTCAGCTAATACCCACAGTCACTCAAATACCAGTTTGGAGCCGGTGGTTGAGTTAACGGGGTTGTTCAAATATTATCAAGGTGATTGGCCTGCTTTGACTGACATCAATCTAACTGTTTATCCTGGAGATTTTTTATTTCTTCTCGGTGCTACAGGTGCTGGAAAGACAACTTTGTTACGACTACTTTACCGGCATGAACTTCCTGATGCAGGATTGATTAAAGTGCTGGGTTACGACCTGTTATCGATGCGCTCTCGGCAAATTCCCCAGCTGCGCCGGCGAATTGGAATCATATTTCAAGATTTCAAACTACTGTGGGACCGTACTGTTTATGAAAATTTAGAGTTTGTCCTGCAGGCAATTAATACTCAGCGGGATATCATACCGGCTAAAATCCAAGAAATACTGAATCAACTGGGTATTGCCCATAAAAGAAACTCGTTCCCTTACGAACTTTCTGGAGGGGAACAACAGAAAGTTTCTATTGCCCGCGCTCTTGTAAAATCGCCAGACCTAATTCTGGCAGACGAACCCACAGGGAACATCGATCCCAAAGCATCAGATGATATTCTAAATATACTTAAAGATATTAATTACCATGGAACGACTGTAATAATGGCAACTCATGACGCTGAGCTTGCAGAACGCGGTCGCCGCCGGAGAATCATTCTTGATGCCGGCAGAATCATACGTGATGAGGGGTGA
- a CDS encoding glycosyltransferase family 2 protein, with the protein MKLSVIIPAFNEEDTIVELIERVKAAPVNNKEIIVVDDCSQDRTPHLLNSMPDITLIRHTKNLGKGAAIRTGIAHTSGDIILIQDADLEYDPADYALLIKPFHNLKVDAVFGSRFKKRNHFLIISLMANIFLTFLTNALFGGKITDMETGYKVISKKTLGKLKLTANGFEIEPEITCRLLRLRARLLEVPINYTPRTKGKKISWKDGLIAIWSILKYYVS; encoded by the coding sequence ATGAAATTATCTGTAATAATTCCGGCATTTAACGAAGAAGATACAATTGTTGAATTAATCGAACGGGTTAAAGCAGCACCAGTCAATAATAAGGAAATTATTGTTGTCGATGACTGTTCTCAGGACAGAACACCTCATCTTCTAAACTCAATGCCGGACATAACACTTATTAGGCATACAAAAAACCTCGGCAAAGGTGCGGCTATTCGCACCGGTATCGCCCATACATCTGGTGATATAATCCTCATTCAGGATGCTGACTTGGAGTATGATCCTGCCGACTATGCTCTTCTGATAAAACCATTTCATAACCTAAAAGTTGATGCGGTGTTCGGTTCTCGCTTTAAAAAGAGAAATCATTTCCTCATTATCAGCTTAATGGCTAATATCTTTTTGACATTTCTTACAAATGCACTATTTGGGGGGAAAATCACTGACATGGAAACGGGATATAAGGTCATCAGCAAAAAGACCCTAGGAAAATTGAAATTGACTGCTAACGGATTTGAAATTGAACCGGAAATTACCTGCAGGCTTTTGAGACTGCGGGCTCGTCTGTTGGAAGTTCCGATAAATTACACCCCTAGAACTAAGGGCAAAAAAATTAGCTGGAAAGATGGACTGATTGCCATCTGGAGCATCCTGAAGTATTATGTCAGCTAA
- a CDS encoding Gfo/Idh/MocA family oxidoreductase — MKKNIAIGIIGLGMWGEKYLQTLEQLNAGPIYLCDTSDQKIEDLNSRNYITIEYSKMMESKDIKAVIITTPDQTHYALARDALIHDKDVLVEKPMTLKSSDAHELVKIAQNRKLVLAVAHTPLFTTGYQRLSSYLKSKLINVIRIEAIRTSRGRENTSSPLWDLASHDIAIAVSLLGKPLYFSCSVNNPKLCRYELEFANGLTFAGEAEWTNQPFQRVIRLFTKNEVHEYHEPIGNDIPATELPLTQMCQNFIEACVKRLKPVNNGELGKQVVECLEIIENLMKINNHEIICNNSGI, encoded by the coding sequence ATGAAAAAAAATATTGCGATTGGCATTATCGGTCTTGGTATGTGGGGAGAAAAATACTTACAAACTTTAGAGCAACTTAACGCGGGACCGATATATTTGTGTGACACCAGCGATCAGAAAATTGAAGATTTAAATTCAAGGAATTACATTACAATTGAATATAGCAAAATGATGGAGAGTAAAGATATTAAAGCAGTAATAATCACAACTCCTGATCAAACCCATTATGCACTTGCTCGGGATGCTCTGATTCATGACAAGGATGTGTTGGTCGAAAAACCCATGACCTTGAAAAGTTCAGATGCCCATGAGTTGGTTAAAATTGCTCAAAACAGAAAACTTGTGCTTGCAGTCGCCCACACCCCTCTTTTTACAACTGGTTATCAAAGATTAAGCTCATACCTCAAATCAAAGTTGATTAATGTAATCCGAATCGAAGCGATTCGAACTTCCAGGGGAAGAGAAAACACCAGCAGTCCCCTATGGGATCTCGCTTCGCATGATATTGCAATTGCAGTATCGTTATTAGGAAAGCCACTGTATTTTTCATGCTCAGTAAACAACCCCAAATTGTGTCGATATGAACTTGAATTTGCAAATGGTTTAACTTTCGCAGGGGAAGCTGAATGGACAAACCAACCTTTTCAACGAGTCATCAGACTTTTTACCAAAAATGAAGTTCACGAATACCATGAACCTATTGGTAATGACATTCCAGCGACTGAATTACCGCTAACCCAGATGTGTCAAAATTTTATCGAAGCTTGTGTAAAACGCCTTAAACCAGTAAATAATGGCGAACTCGGCAAACAGGTTGTGGAATGTCTTGAAATTATTGAAAATTTAATGAAAATAAACAATCATGAAATTATCTGTAATAATTCCGGCATTTAA
- a CDS encoding UDP-glucuronic acid decarboxylase family protein, with amino-acid sequence MNRLKKRTVLIAGGAGFLGSHLCEFMLKKDFKVICLDNLLTGNYNNISHLHRHSDFEFIEADIADFYKIRTLTKLAPNIIFNLASPASPKDYYTYPIETLKAGSQGTLNLLEIARTNNAIFVLASTSEVYGDPLVNPQPESYWGNVNPIGPRSVYDEAKRFAEALTMSYHRIYTLPVRIARIFNTYGPRMKFDDGRVIPSLIYQALTHQPLTIFGTGRQTRSFCYVSDMIIGLYRLLRCSDPNPFNLGNPHEVTILQLAQSIKKLTHSNSPYKFLPAPADDPKRRNPDITRAMKLLGWTPKVELEKGLLLTIKWFKKNLQIR; translated from the coding sequence ATGAACCGTCTGAAGAAACGCACGGTGCTGATTGCCGGCGGGGCGGGTTTCCTTGGTTCTCATTTGTGTGAATTTATGTTAAAAAAAGATTTTAAAGTCATCTGTCTGGATAATCTATTAACAGGTAACTATAATAATATTTCACATTTGCACAGACATTCAGATTTTGAGTTCATAGAAGCTGATATCGCTGATTTTTATAAAATCAGAACTCTAACCAAGCTTGCACCCAATATCATTTTCAATCTGGCCTCGCCCGCATCCCCAAAAGATTACTACACTTACCCAATTGAAACACTCAAAGCAGGATCTCAGGGCACTTTAAATCTGTTAGAAATAGCACGCACAAATAACGCAATTTTTGTGCTGGCTTCTACATCAGAAGTCTATGGAGACCCTCTAGTAAATCCTCAACCAGAATCTTACTGGGGTAATGTTAATCCTATTGGACCCCGGTCTGTCTACGACGAAGCCAAGCGATTCGCTGAAGCACTAACAATGAGCTATCATCGCATTTACACACTGCCTGTTCGAATAGCCCGAATTTTTAACACCTACGGCCCCAGAATGAAATTTGATGATGGAAGGGTTATCCCCAGCTTAATTTATCAAGCGTTAACACATCAGCCACTTACAATTTTCGGAACGGGCAGGCAGACACGCAGCTTCTGTTATGTAAGTGACATGATCATTGGACTTTATCGATTACTACGATGTTCCGACCCTAATCCATTTAACTTGGGGAACCCCCACGAAGTTACTATCCTACAATTGGCACAGTCAATAAAAAAATTAACGCACTCAAACAGCCCTTACAAATTTTTGCCTGCTCCTGCCGATGATCCTAAGCGTAGAAATCCGGATATAACGCGAGCTATGAAATTACTTGGCTGGACTCCGAAAGTAGAACTGGAAAAAGGACTTTTGCTGACTATTAAATGGTTCAAAAAGAATCTGCAAATTCGATGA
- a CDS encoding UDP-glucose/GDP-mannose dehydrogenase family protein, whose amino-acid sequence MDISVIGAGYVGLTTSACLAKIGHKVICVDNDSFKIETLIHGNLPIYEPGLKEIIAETVSCGKLTFTTDIKEAIENSIVCFIAVGTPPLETGEPDLTNVEAVARQIAGWMNGYRLIVEKSTVPVQTAKWIRTTVERYNRNHVDFDVACNPEFLREGSAVYDFLHPDRIVIGVENERARSLMEDIYRPLNAPLIITDLASAELIKHASNAFLAMKISFINAISFICEAVGADIAEVAKGIGMDHRIGRQFLNAGIGYGGFCFPKDLKAFIRIAQELGYDFRLLREVEKINEDAKARFVRKIKNTLWNLKDKTIGILGLSFKPNTDDMRFAPSVDIINALLSEGAVIRAYDPQAMENARKILPKVEFCPEPEMVADNADLIAILTEWDTFLKLDWQKIKERMRIPIIADGRNMLERKFLENLGFIYIGVGR is encoded by the coding sequence ATGGATATCTCGGTAATTGGCGCGGGATATGTAGGGTTAACAACCAGCGCCTGTCTTGCTAAAATCGGACACAAAGTAATATGTGTTGATAATGACTCATTTAAAATTGAAACACTTATCCATGGCAACTTACCAATTTATGAACCCGGGTTGAAAGAAATAATCGCAGAAACAGTCAGTTGCGGAAAACTGACATTTACAACTGATATTAAGGAGGCAATTGAGAATAGTATCGTGTGTTTCATCGCCGTCGGAACCCCTCCTTTGGAAACCGGCGAACCGGATTTAACCAATGTTGAAGCCGTGGCTCGCCAAATTGCCGGTTGGATGAATGGATACCGGTTGATCGTTGAAAAATCTACTGTTCCGGTTCAAACCGCTAAATGGATTAGAACCACTGTCGAACGTTATAATCGTAATCATGTAGACTTTGATGTTGCTTGCAACCCAGAATTTCTACGGGAGGGTAGCGCCGTCTACGACTTTCTTCATCCTGACCGGATTGTAATCGGGGTAGAAAACGAGCGCGCTCGAAGCCTAATGGAAGACATTTATCGTCCCCTGAATGCCCCATTAATTATCACCGATCTTGCTTCAGCTGAATTGATAAAACACGCATCCAATGCATTTCTTGCAATGAAAATTTCCTTTATAAACGCAATTTCCTTTATATGCGAAGCAGTAGGCGCAGATATTGCTGAGGTCGCTAAAGGTATTGGCATGGACCATAGAATCGGCCGACAGTTTCTTAACGCCGGCATAGGTTATGGAGGATTTTGTTTTCCAAAAGATTTAAAAGCATTCATCAGAATTGCCCAAGAATTGGGCTATGACTTTAGATTGCTCCGTGAAGTAGAAAAAATTAACGAAGATGCAAAAGCAAGATTTGTCCGCAAAATCAAAAATACTCTTTGGAACTTAAAAGACAAAACCATTGGCATACTGGGATTATCATTCAAACCTAATACCGATGATATGCGCTTTGCCCCTTCGGTCGATATCATCAATGCCTTACTTTCGGAAGGTGCGGTAATCCGTGCCTACGACCCCCAAGCAATGGAAAATGCTCGGAAAATCTTGCCCAAAGTCGAATTTTGTCCCGAACCAGAAATGGTAGCTGATAATGCCGATCTCATTGCTATTCTCACTGAATGGGACACATTTCTCAAACTTGATTGGCAGAAAATTAAAGAGCGAATGCGCATTCCAATTATTGCTGACGGAAGAAATATGCTCGAAAGGAAATTTTTGGAAAACCTCGGCTTTATATATATTGGTGTCGGCCGATGA
- the mutS gene encoding DNA mismatch repair protein MutS, with protein sequence MTEKLTPLLRQYHRIKQKHPNTLLLFRVGDFYEMFYEDAEIGAQALNLTLTSRPHGPNIRVPLAGIPVKALDTYVARLVAQGLKVAICEQLEEPDPRKPVVARDVVEIITPGTITRTSLLDANRNNYIMALSPHGNKWGISFADLTTGEFSIAEVTPEAVADEIERISPAEIVIPQSWTSTLNITPEPRFTRIDDYYFTEEFAFEKLTHHLGVLNLAGYGIDDLNEGICAAGALLEYLEQTQRGTLPHLRRIQRYITHNFLLLDRITRRNLELIEPLHSTESKNDVRGTLFWVLNQTKTPGGARLLRRWILSPLLSVKDINHRLDAINELKKSQFQLNELQALLRQIGDIERISSRIALGRAGPRELAIMKKWLSIVPNIKDLLQQFNTSRLRTLKEKIPDLSPVVDEINNVLVEDPPVTHTEGGIVRSGVNSELDELRSLASHAKEYIARIQERERQRTGIPNLRVGFNSVFGYYIEVTKSYLANVPRDYIRKQTVVNGERFITHELKELEDKLLHAEERIKTIESELFINLRNKVARYTEQLFELAGTIAELDVLASLTQVAINENYVRPEINESGIIDIKAGRHPVVEKMLKEPFIPNDIYLNSTDEQILIITGPNMAGKSTYLRQVALIVIMAQMGSFVPADSARIGIVDKIFTRIGASDDVARGVSTFLAEMLETANILNNATTRSLIILDEVGRGTATKDGLAIAWATVEYLHGSNDFCPRTLFATHYHELTQITRQLPRVKNYSFLVRERGDQVIFLRKIHPGPADKSYGIAVAKLAGLPSRLLERAKELLIYFNCNNQTNFPRDDSELTTPLADQNHIRTVIERLQQLEIESLTPLQALNLLAELKKLVQEFHL encoded by the coding sequence GTGACCGAAAAGTTAACCCCGCTGCTTCGTCAATATCACCGTATTAAGCAGAAACACCCTAATACATTATTACTTTTCCGCGTGGGCGATTTCTACGAAATGTTTTATGAAGATGCAGAAATCGGCGCTCAGGCACTAAATCTGACTCTGACATCTCGTCCTCATGGTCCTAATATCCGTGTTCCATTGGCAGGCATTCCGGTAAAAGCACTCGACACCTATGTCGCCCGACTTGTAGCACAAGGATTGAAAGTTGCAATCTGTGAGCAACTTGAAGAACCGGATCCAAGAAAGCCAGTTGTAGCTCGTGATGTCGTTGAAATAATTACACCTGGTACAATTACTCGCACTTCCCTATTAGATGCTAACAGGAACAATTATATTATGGCACTTTCACCCCATGGCAACAAATGGGGAATCAGTTTTGCTGATCTCACCACTGGAGAATTTTCTATCGCGGAGGTGACCCCGGAAGCTGTAGCAGATGAGATCGAAAGGATTTCTCCGGCAGAAATTGTTATTCCCCAATCCTGGACCTCAACGTTAAACATCACACCCGAACCCAGATTTACTCGAATTGATGATTATTACTTTACCGAAGAATTTGCCTTTGAAAAATTAACACACCACCTGGGCGTATTAAATCTGGCAGGATATGGAATTGATGATTTGAATGAAGGTATCTGTGCAGCCGGCGCATTGCTCGAGTATTTAGAACAGACTCAACGCGGTACCCTCCCCCATCTTAGGAGGATCCAACGCTATATTACTCATAACTTTTTACTGCTTGACCGAATCACCCGGCGCAACCTGGAACTCATCGAACCCCTGCACTCAACGGAAAGCAAGAATGATGTTAGAGGCACACTGTTCTGGGTTCTCAATCAGACAAAAACCCCGGGGGGTGCTCGTCTTTTACGCCGCTGGATTCTTTCCCCCCTTTTATCTGTTAAAGATATCAACCACCGTCTGGACGCTATTAATGAGTTAAAAAAATCTCAATTCCAGCTTAACGAACTTCAAGCATTACTGCGACAGATTGGTGATATTGAAAGAATCAGTTCCCGTATTGCCCTTGGTCGTGCCGGGCCCCGGGAATTAGCCATAATGAAAAAATGGCTTTCGATAGTTCCTAATATTAAAGACCTGCTGCAACAGTTTAACACCTCAAGACTAAGAACTTTAAAGGAGAAAATACCCGATCTGTCGCCTGTTGTGGACGAAATTAACAATGTACTGGTTGAAGACCCCCCTGTTACTCACACAGAAGGCGGGATCGTTCGTTCGGGGGTAAATAGTGAGCTCGATGAATTACGCAGCCTCGCTTCCCATGCCAAAGAATACATCGCGAGGATTCAGGAACGGGAGCGCCAGCGTACGGGAATTCCTAATCTTCGCGTTGGTTTTAATTCGGTATTCGGCTATTACATTGAAGTTACTAAATCCTATCTTGCTAACGTTCCCCGGGATTATATCCGTAAACAGACGGTAGTAAATGGAGAACGGTTTATTACCCATGAGTTGAAGGAGTTGGAGGATAAATTATTACATGCCGAGGAACGAATAAAGACTATCGAGTCTGAGCTGTTTATTAATCTCCGCAACAAGGTCGCCCGATACACAGAACAATTGTTTGAGTTAGCAGGAACTATTGCCGAACTCGATGTACTTGCCAGTCTTACGCAGGTGGCAATCAATGAAAATTACGTCCGCCCGGAAATCAACGAATCAGGTATTATTGACATTAAAGCCGGCAGGCATCCGGTAGTAGAAAAAATGCTAAAAGAACCTTTTATCCCAAATGATATTTACCTCAATTCTACAGATGAACAAATTCTCATTATCACCGGCCCAAACATGGCAGGAAAATCAACTTATCTGCGTCAGGTAGCGTTAATTGTAATAATGGCACAAATGGGATCATTTGTACCAGCTGATTCTGCCCGAATCGGTATCGTCGATAAAATCTTCACCCGCATTGGAGCTTCTGATGACGTCGCCCGCGGCGTATCGACATTTCTTGCAGAAATGCTCGAAACCGCCAATATCCTAAATAATGCCACTACACGCAGCCTGATTATTCTTGATGAAGTAGGACGGGGAACTGCTACTAAAGATGGACTAGCAATTGCTTGGGCAACTGTTGAATATCTGCATGGATCTAATGACTTCTGTCCGCGCACTCTTTTTGCTACTCATTATCACGAACTTACTCAAATTACTCGCCAGTTACCTCGTGTGAAAAACTATAGCTTTTTGGTGCGGGAAAGAGGAGATCAGGTGATCTTTCTCCGTAAAATTCATCCCGGACCAGCTGACAAGAGTTATGGTATAGCCGTAGCTAAGCTCGCAGGCTTACCCTCCAGATTGCTGGAGCGCGCAAAAGAACTATTAATTTATTTTAACTGTAACAACCAAACAAATTTTCCCCGGGATGATTCGGAGCTTACAACGCCGCTCGCTGATCAAAATCATATCAGAACGGTAATTGAACGGCTTCAGCAGCTTGAAATCGAATCGCTTACTCCCCTTCAAGCCCTTAATCTGCTAGCCGAATTGAAAAAACTTGTCCAAGAATTCCATCTTTAA
- a CDS encoding tetratricopeptide repeat protein, protein MYPLLIVILALLIVAIYPVIRDFIRQRKITLPSYVEGLQLLLDGKVEDAKIKLKLAVEEDTNNIDAYIRLGQIFLVQNDPNRALRIHENLALRRNLKPQDELKIYRALVDDYLTLGRHVKAIPLLEEIVRQDRSDYHSHERLLNLYIDTGEWDKAEKLLRNLPRTDSERAARLYARFGFCRGKENPKAGMSYLHEALKLSPKSIPAHIYLGDLLLAQGDINSAINIWNKLLDFAPEKNHLVRERLERAYYESGRYEEIIALYRKLLHRVPHDTSLALNVAKIYAKKEEIENAIDILNNHSKKGETQILAALAAFYLRKGNTEQAQKYLEQIINASSDINSCTQCGRILEDHEIYCAHCQSWLKTIS, encoded by the coding sequence ATGTACCCACTCCTGATTGTAATTTTGGCATTGCTGATTGTAGCTATATATCCGGTAATCCGTGATTTCATCCGTCAGCGCAAGATCACTCTGCCCAGTTATGTCGAGGGTCTTCAGCTGCTGCTCGACGGCAAAGTGGAAGATGCCAAAATCAAATTAAAACTTGCGGTTGAAGAGGACACGAACAACATCGATGCCTACATTCGTTTGGGACAGATTTTTTTGGTTCAGAATGATCCCAATCGAGCATTGCGCATCCACGAGAATCTGGCACTGCGTCGAAATCTGAAGCCGCAAGATGAGCTCAAAATTTATCGGGCACTAGTAGATGATTACTTGACACTCGGGAGACACGTAAAGGCGATCCCGCTTTTAGAAGAAATTGTGCGACAGGATCGATCTGATTACCACAGTCATGAGCGACTCTTGAACCTTTATATCGATACTGGTGAATGGGATAAAGCGGAAAAGCTTTTAAGAAATTTACCCCGCACTGACTCTGAACGCGCAGCCCGGCTCTATGCCCGATTTGGATTCTGCCGGGGAAAAGAAAATCCCAAGGCAGGAATGAGCTATCTTCATGAAGCGCTCAAGCTCAGCCCGAAGTCAATCCCTGCACATATCTATCTCGGTGATTTATTGCTGGCACAAGGAGATATTAACTCAGCAATTAACATCTGGAATAAGCTCTTGGATTTCGCACCAGAGAAAAACCATCTGGTTCGGGAAAGGCTCGAACGTGCATATTACGAGTCCGGAAGGTACGAGGAAATTATTGCTTTGTACAGAAAACTTCTGCACCGAGTACCTCACGATACAAGCTTGGCGCTAAATGTTGCCAAAATATATGCCAAAAAGGAGGAGATCGAAAATGCGATCGATATCCTTAACAACCACAGCAAAAAAGGAGAAACCCAGATCTTAGCTGCCCTTGCTGCTTTTTATCTACGAAAGGGAAATACTGAGCAGGCACAGAAATATCTTGAACAGATTATCAATGCATCATCAGATATTAACTCATGTACTCAATGTGGCAGAATTCTTGAAGACCATGAAATATACTGCGCACATTGCCAATCTTGGTTGAAAACAATCAGTTAG
- a CDS encoding LapA family protein, whose protein sequence is MVTFRIILILLAFVILFVLGWQNQYPVNEIRVFFKTFYDVPVALIMLYSFAFGALCVAIFTVISEIRLRTRIIQQRREIDALTEELRILRNAPLNEISTSSSNPKPERIIKIEEKEP, encoded by the coding sequence ATGGTAACTTTCCGGATTATTCTGATTCTGTTGGCATTTGTCATTCTCTTTGTTCTCGGTTGGCAGAATCAGTACCCGGTAAATGAAATCAGAGTCTTTTTCAAAACATTTTATGATGTCCCGGTTGCATTAATCATGCTTTACTCATTTGCATTTGGGGCACTTTGCGTTGCAATATTTACGGTAATCTCAGAAATCCGCCTCAGAACACGAATCATTCAGCAACGCCGGGAAATCGACGCCCTTACCGAAGAACTCCGGATCCTACGCAATGCGCCGCTGAATGAAATATCTACTTCCAGCTCGAACCCCAAACCTGAAAGAATTATTAAGATTGAAGAAAAGGAGCCTTAG